AGAACTACAAGTTAAAACTAAAATTGGTTTTATGACAACCTCTAGTTACGGTAATTCTGAAAATTCTTCTGGAACTGTTAAGGTTGTTAACGATGTACCTGATAATATAGAAGGTTTTGATGTACTTATAGTTGATGATATTATGGATACTGGTATAACTATGGAATTTGTAGTTAAACACTTAAAAGAATTAGGTGCAAATTCAGTCAATACCTGTGTACTTTTAGATAAACCAGAAAGAAGAGTAGCTAAAATCAAACCTGATTATACTTGCTTTGAAATACCTGACTTATTCGTGGTTGGCTATGGGTTAAATTATGGTGATTATTACAGAAATATTCCATATATTTTTAACTGGGAAAATAATTAAGCAAGGATTATTCTTGCTTAATTATTTTTATATCCAGCTTTATTTAAATCTAATTGAATTGCAGAATCAGGTATCTTACCAACGATTATAGTTTCTGAAATAGGCATTTCACTGTATACTTCCACATCTACAGATTTTAAAGGTATAATAATCCTAATTTTAGTTTTAAATTTTATAAAAATTTTATGGCTTGTCTGATTTATTCCTGCACTTTTAAATATTGATGAA
The nucleotide sequence above comes from Hathewaya histolytica. Encoded proteins:
- the hpt gene encoding hypoxanthine phosphoribosyltransferase, coding for MEDKKRNILIGKEEIASKIQEIGAIISKDYEGKNLYVLSLLRGSFIFTADLVRELQVKTKIGFMTTSSYGNSENSSGTVKVVNDVPDNIEGFDVLIVDDIMDTGITMEFVVKHLKELGANSVNTCVLLDKPERRVAKIKPDYTCFEIPDLFVVGYGLNYGDYYRNIPYIFNWENN